In Nocardioides sp. JS614, the sequence TGGGTGGAGGCCGTGGGCGACTCGGTCGAGGTGCTCGCGCGTGTCGAGCAGGGCGAGGCCGCGGGTAGGATCGTCGCGGTCCGTCAGGGTTCGCTGATGGCGACGTCGTTCCACCCCGAGGTGGGTGGCGACTCCCGGGTCCACCGGCTGTTCGTGGACCTGGTCACCGAGGAGAGATAGGGATACGCCATGTCTGGCCACTCCAAGTGGGCGACCACCAAGCACAAGAAGGCGGCGATCGACGCCAAGCGCGGCAAGCTGTTCGCCAAGCTGATCAAGAACATCGAGATCGCAGCCAAGATGGGCGGCCCCGACCCGGCCGGCAACCCGACCCTCTACGACGCCATCCAGAAGGCCAAGAAGCAGTCGGTCCCGAACAAGAACATCGACTCCGCGGTCAAGCGCGGCGGTGGCCTCGAGAGCGGCGGCGTCGACTACGAGACGATCATGTACGAGGCCTACGGACCGCAGGGCGTGGCGCTGCTCGTCGAGTGCCTCACCGACAACCGCAACCGCGCGGCGATGGAGGTCCGCACCGCGGTCACCCGCAACGGCGGCACGATGGCCGACCCCGGCTCGGTCTCGCGGCTGTTCACCCGCAAGGGCGTCGTGGT encodes:
- a CDS encoding YebC/PmpR family DNA-binding transcriptional regulator — encoded protein: MSGHSKWATTKHKKAAIDAKRGKLFAKLIKNIEIAAKMGGPDPAGNPTLYDAIQKAKKQSVPNKNIDSAVKRGGGLESGGVDYETIMYEAYGPQGVALLVECLTDNRNRAAMEVRTAVTRNGGTMADPGSVSRLFTRKGVVVVEKEQERGGKPWEISEDDILEATLDAGAEEVDDLGESFEIQSEASDVVAVRTALQAAGIDYDSAEVQFVATLDIPVAETDVAGKVFRLIDAVDDLDDVQNVFTNADIPDDVLDSIDA